TATTTGTATATATTTGTAACATTTGTTACTAATATTTTAATAATATGGACAGAATATTAATATTTTATTTATAAATTTTTCCTTAAAAATAATTTAAGATAAAAGTTATCTTAAATACTTTAAACATAACAATATTAATACTTTCAATAAAAATTATTGCAAAAATTTAATCTTATTTTCTAAAATACTTTTTGGGGTAAGTCCGATGAATTTTTCATTTATTTTGCCTTTTTCATCATAAAAAACTATCACAGGCACACCATAAATTCCACCCACAGCTTTAGATAAAAATGAGCTTGCTTTGGCTTCATATAAAAGTGGCAAATCTAGCTTTTTTTCCAAAAGAATTTTTTGAGCTTCTTCTTTTGAATTAGCTCCATTTAGCACCGCTAAAATAGGAAAATTTCTTTCTTTATAAAGCTCGTTTAACATAGGAATTTGTGCATTACATGCACCACAATCTTGCGTGAAAAAAAATAAAGCATACGCTTGATTTGCATTTTGTGTTTTTAAGGTTTGTTCAAAACCATCATATTTAAAAGTATAGTTTTGATTTGAATTTAGGGTTTGAAATTCATTATTTGAGCATGCACTAAAGAAAAAAACACTTATTAAAGCCAAGAAGCAATAGAAGCTTTTAGTTGCGACCATGGTTTTTCTCCTATAATTTTATCTTGCACAACTCCATCTTTAATGACAAAAGTAGTTGGCACTGCAAAAACGCTAAATCTTTGCCATGAGATATCTAAATCATCTTGCAAAAATATAATATTTTTGTAATCATATCTTGTAGCAAATTCTTCAAAATCCTTACCTTTATCTATAGAATCAAGCGCTAGAATAGTCATTTTTTTAGGGTATTCGTTAGCTAGTTTTTCCAAAAGTGGTAAGTCTTTTAAACAAGATGCACAACCTTGCTCCACAAAAGTTAAAACGATAAGATTATCAAAATCAGCTAGTTTGATTTTCCCACCTTCTAAATTTTTAGCTGCGATTTCTGGTGCTTTTAGACCTATTTTACCACCATTTTTATTGTTGTTTTCAAAACAAGCACTTAAAAAAACTAAACATAAACAAGCTAAAATTATACTTTTAATTTTCACTTTTCATCACTCCATGGCTTAAAATGATAGTTCTATCAGCAAAGGTTGCTAAGTCTGGATTGTGAGTGATTAAAACTATGGTTTTACCATCTTGTTTTAATTTACAAAAAAGTTCTAGAATGTTTTTTTCATTTGCCTCATCTAAATTTCCAGTTGGCTCATCTGCTAATAAAATTTCAGGATCATTCACTAAAGCTCTTGCTATACATAGTCTTTGTTGTTCCCCGCCACTTAGTTGGCTTGGTAAATGCGTAAGTCTGTGTGAAAGCCCTACTTTTTCTAGCGCCATTATAGCGTCTTTTTGCTCTATACTTGAGTGATAAAACTGAGCTAGCATGACATTTTCTAAAGCATTTAAATAAGGTATTAAATGAAATTGTTGAAAAATTAAGCCTATTTTTTCTCTTCTAATCACGCTTTTTTCTTCTTCACTTAAATTTCCAACTTCTTTATCATCTAAAAAATACCCCCCACTACTTTGAGTATCCATCAAAGAAAGTATATTTAAAAGCGTTGATTTACCTGAACCTGATGGACCCATGATAGCTAGCCATTCACCTTGCTTTACTTCTAGGTTGATATTTTGCAAAGCTTTAACTTCATTAAAATTACGATTTAAATTTGAAATTTTTATAATATTTTTCATCACTCACCCTTTAAATTTTCACAAACATTGATTTTTAAAGCTTTTTTTAGCGGCAAAATACTTGCAAAAAATGCAAATACCAAAGAAACAAGCACCGCAAAAAATACCGAAAGCAACCTAAAATCTATACTTGCATTAAAAATCAAATACCCAAAAATATTTGCCAAAAAATATCCACAAAAAGCACCAAGCAAACTCGCACTTAAACTTAAAATAAATACTTCAGCTCCAAAGAGCTTGATGATTTCTTTATGCTTAGCTCCTAGTGCAAGGTGCAAGGCTATTTCTTTTTTTCTTGAAAAAATCACCGCACTAAGAGTGGTATTTACACTCAAAGAACTAATGAGTAAAATCGTTAAGCTAATCAAAGCCATTAAAGCTTTGATCTTTTCTAAAATCACTCCTTCGCTAATGGACACTGAAGCTATGACTTTAGCTTCTACATTGCCCTTGCTAAGCTCTTTTGCTTTTTGATCTAAACTTTCATAATCACCTAGCAAAATAGCTTGAGCATAATTTATCACTTCTTTAGCTGCTAACTCTTGAGCTTTTTTTAAAGAAATGATTAAAACCCCATCTTGCTCATCATTGCTTCTTAAAATAGCTTTGATTTTTACTTTGACTATTTTAGATATATTTGGATTATAAATTTGTAATTCTTGTCCTATTTTAAGCTCTAATTGTTTAGCTAAATCAGCTCCCACAAAGGCACTATCTTCGCTAAAATCGCTCAAAGAAAAACTTCCTTTTAAAACTTCCATAAAAGGTTTGGTAAGCTTTAAATTTGCAAAATCAACCCCAACAACTACCGCACTTGAGCTTTCAAGATTATAAAAACCATATAAAAATGGGGTTAAAGCTTTTGCCTTCAAGCTTTCTTTAACTTGATTAAATTCATCCATGCTTAAAAACTCATCATCTTTTGGCGTGATGATAAAATTAGCTCCATAAGCTTTTAATTCTTTAGATAATTTTGTGTCAATATCAAAATAAATATTAAAAAATGAAGCACTAACCATAGCACCCATAAACACAGCTATAAAAATAATACAAACTCTTTTATAAGAAAAAATAAGAGATTTAAAAACCTCTTGCATAAAAAAATTATTTCCCATATAAAACCTCTGAAGTAGAAAGTTTAGAAATTCCTTTGATAGAAAACAAACATCCTAAAAATACTATAAACACTGCAAAAAATAAACAAATTGGTAAAATAATCCAAGATATAGCAATAGCATGATCAAATATACTTAGAGCAATAACTTCTGAAACTCCCACGCCAAAAGCAAAACCAAAAACTGCTCCAACTAAAGCTACCACAACCCCTTCTAGTGCAAAAATCATATAAATTTGCAAAGTGCTAGCACCCAAAGCTTTTAAAAGTCCTATTTCGCTTTTTCTTCTAAAAATATCTGCACTCATTAAAGACGATATAGCTATAGAAGCTACGATTAAACATATAATACTAACTACTGCCATTAAAGATTGAATTTTAGACACTATTAAACTTTCTGCATCTGAAATCGCACTCACTACTTTTGTGCTAGCACCTTTAAAATCTTCTGCGATTTGATAAGCAATAGAACTTACATAAGCAGTACAATACCACTGATCATACTCAAGCTGATCAAGACTATCTACATCGCGTCTTGCTTTTTGTGCTAAATCATTTTCAGGTATAGTCAAAGCTGAAACTTCTGCTTTAGCAAATAAACCTTCCTTTTTAGAAAGCTTTTGTGCTAAAAGTAAAGAAGTAATGATTTTATTTGAAAAGGCTTGAGTTAAGTCTATAATACCAACAATTTTCACTTTAAAAAATTGTTCATTTTGCACAAGGGTGATTTCATCATCTATTTTTAAATCATACTTTTGTGCTAAATCTATTCCTAGCATTATTTCATCTAAACTATCATCTTTTGGGTAGCTTCCTTTGATTTGACTATATTTGTATAATTCTTTAATACCCGCATAAAAATCATCATCATCTTGAATCTTTATAGCCTTATCAAAATAAGTTCCTACTAAAGAGATATTTTCATAATTTGCATTTAGAGTTTGAATTTTTACTTGGGTATCTAAAAATGGTGCAAAGGCATTAATATTATTTCTCCAAAAAATTTCTTTTATAGTATGAAGCTTGTTTTCTTCTAAAAAATTTTGATTTTTCAAAGGCTCATAGATTTTATTACCCACTTCTACACTTAAACTTGCACCTTTAGGTAAAACCAAAATGTTTGACCCATAACTTCTTAATTCTTTTGTGATTTCATTACCTATACCCAAAGTAAGATTTAACATAGTAGCCATAAGTAAAGTAGCTAAAAAAATCGTTAACAAAGCTAGAGATTTTTGAATTTTATTTTGAAAAATGGAATTTTTTACAATCTTAACTTGCATAGTCATTTCCTAGTAAATTATGAATTCTATATTTTGAAGTCTTATTCATATCGATGTATTTTAAAGGATCGTTTTTAAACTCTTCATAGTTTTTTTCATTAGCAAAAAAATATGTTCTACCTTTATAAACATAAGATCTTGGTGCTTTTAAATTAATTAATTCAGTATGATCAATAGGATCATAAACTTTCTTTTCTACTACTTGAGTGAAAAAATTAACCCCATCTAAAATTTCTGAAAAAGGTATAATAACCTTACCATTTTCAAATTTATACTTCATAGGGATAGGATTACACCCACCTGCTTTACCTACACTTGGTAAGAAAATTCTAACGTTACATGAGATACAAATTAATTCTCCACCTTTTTTAACATACCCCATATCCCCACATATACTACAAGCATCAAAAACAGCTACCGGTGAGTCTTTATCTTCTCTTTTGTTAATTAAAAAAAATCTTACCACTTTACCCTCATCGCTAATATAAGCAAAGCGATGTAAGTTATTATCTCTTAAAATCGCTACATCAAAAACAAATTCATTATTTTCATTTGGCTCTACATAGGTTGGCTCGTCTATGGTTACCGGTCTTGAAGCATGCAAGTCATAAAAGAGAAAAATACAAAGACTTAAAATCATAGCACTAAAAATACTTGCGCTAAAGCTAGTTATAGTTGAATTTTTTGCTTGATTTTTTCTAAATTCTATATCAAAATCTTTTTTCTTGGTGTTTTCACTCACTCTTTGCTTTAGAGCTAAAACAACACAAAGTCCTAACAACACAAACCATACATAAGTATAAAATTTAGCATAATACACACTTTTTGCCACATAGCTTAAATACAAGCTTTCTGTTTCTACCACGCCTTCTCTCATAAGGTACAATAAAATTTGAGCTAAAGCTTCATTTAGATAAAAAATCGCGATAATAAATAAAAATAAATTTAAAAACTTGAATTTAAATTCTCTTAGCCATCTTGTAAAAAGATAAACCCCAAAACACATAATAAAAGCAAGCAAAATAAGTCCAAAAGAGCTAATCGCTAAAGAATCTAAAAAATTAGTGCTTAATATAGGAAAATCAATAGAAATATGTAAGTATTTTATACCAAAAGCAAAAGATAATAAAAAAAGCAATATTGCTTGAATTTTTTCTTTTAAAAAATTATTTTTCATAAAAGAAAAAATGATAACACCCAAAAACAATAAAACAAATAAAATATCATTAGAAAAATACAACAAATCATAATTTAGTGTTTTAGCGCTAATAAAAAAAGCAAAATAAGAAAAAACAAAACCTACAAAAGCAAGTTTAAACACTAAAGAATTTTTTAAATTATAAAAAAATAAAGCACTCAAAAGCGCATAAGAAAAAAATACTCCAAAAAAATGTATAAAATAAATCGACATAGGCTCTTCTTTGATAGAATTTATTTATAAAATCAATAATTTCATAAATAAACCCTAGCAAAAGCTAGGGAAAAATCACTTAGGTTTTCCTGTGTATTTGAAGTTATATTTAACTGAAAATGGCTCAAACCACTTGCCAACACCTGTTTCTTTATCAACATGGCGTCCAAAACCTTGTTTTTCTGGACTTTCTATTAAAAATACTAACTCGTAATTTCCTATGCCTGTATCCATTTTTAAATTCGCACCATAGTGAGGGCCATCATCTGCTACCATAGGCATAAGGGTTCCTGTTTTTACTTTACCATTATCTAAATTTGTAAGCTTATAAGCTATAGTTAAATAAGGGATCCAAAAGCCTTCTGGAAAGCCGTTTTTATTGCCCTTTAATGCATGGATATCTGCTTCAAGGTGAATATCTGCTAAACTTGCTGCAAGATCAATGCCTCTTGGCTCCATTTCGATTGGCTGTAAATAAACCGCTGCTATTTCCATACCATTTAACTCATAAGGATCGCCAATTGGCACCTCTGCTGCAAAAACTGAACTAGCTAAAATACTAGCTGCTGCGCCTAAACTTAATAAAGTTTTTTTCATATTTTTTCCCTTTTATTTGAAATTTGTTTTGTTATAAAAATACCCATAATGAGTAAGATTAAAACCATAAACTGAGGTATGATGCTCTCATAATAAGGATAAATTCCAAGCCATAAAATTCCTTCAAAATCAAAAGGAAGTAAGCTTGGGGTGATAACCTTAGCTTCTATGAGCTCACCAACACCTTTGCCCGTAAAGACAAAGACCATATAAAAAATAATGTATGAAGTTATATAAAAAAATTGTTTTACTGGTATTTTTAAAGCACCAGCTTTTAATAAATAATAAAGTATGACAAGTATAATTAATCCACTAGCTAATCCTATAAATATAAAACTATAATCTGTGCTTGTTTTTGCATCAAATAATAAAGCCTGATAAAAAAGAATAGTTTCAGCACCTTCTCTATATACAGCTAAAAATACACTAAACCATAAGGTTTTTGCTGAATTATTTGATATAGCTTCAACTGCTTGAGTTTTTATATGATTTGCCCATTTTTTATTTTGTGCATTTGATAAAAGCCAAAAACCCACATAAAACAATAATGCGACAGCCACAAGCATAGTAATGCCTTCTAGCAACTCTCTGCTTTGCCCTGCTTGTTCTTTAAAAATCCATGAAATAAAAAATGCTGTTACAAAACTTAAAAATACCCCACTCCAAAGTGCTGAATATACTATATTTAAACGCTTTTTATTACCACTTTGAACTAGGTATGAAACTATAGCTACAATAATAATTAAAGCCTCCAAGCCCTCTCTTAAGATAATACCCAAAGCCCATATAAATAAAGACATAGGTGAGGATTCTTGAATTTTATCTAAAGAGCCTTCCACTAAGGCACTAAGCTCGTCAAAATTTTGTTTTAATTCTTCTTTAGAAGCACTTGCTTTAATAAGCGCAACGCCTTTTGAAAAATAACTTTCTATTTTTAATTTTAAAGCACTATCAATAGCGCCAATTTTACTTTCCATACCACTTGCTTCAAAAATATCTAAATACACATTTTGCAAAGCATCTATACTATTTAAACTAAATCCCTCATAATTTTGTAAAATATCATTAAGAGCAATTTTCATATCATCATACACTTTAGTATAGTTTTTAGTACTCATAGCACTTTCATCAAAGCCTTTAACTTGAAGCAAAGCCAATTCTTCTTTAGGTAAAGCTAAAAACGCTTCATATAATAAATCTGATATGTTTGAAATTTCATCCCTAATAGTTTTTTCATCTAAAGTATTAGCATTGATTTTTCTTATAATAGTTCTAAGTTTAGTTTGAATTTTTTTATCCACTCCTGCCTTAGTATATCTTGCCACTAAAACTTCTACTTTTGAGTTTCTATAGTCTTCAAACAATGCTGATTGAATCAAATCTTTAGCTTTTTGATAGTCTTTATTTACAAAAGCTAATGCAGCCTGATCAAGCTTTGAAATCATAGAATCCATTAAAAATTGCAACCTTGCATCCAAAGCCGAAGCTTCTTGTAAAGCTAGCAATGCTTCATCTTTTTGAGCGTCTTGCTCTTGAGCAATCAAACTTTGAGTTGAGTTTTGTGAAGTTTGTTCTTTAACATTCTCTCCAAGCAAAGCAGCAAACATCGCTTCAGCTTGTGCTTGGCGTTCTTTTTCTGCTTTTAAAGATGAGTTTTCAGCTGCTTTTTTATCATAATTTACATCACTAGCTTCAGCTTTAAGCTGGAAGCCTTTTTCTAAAATAGGAACTATTTCATCTAAATCAAAATACAAACTACTAATCAAAGCTTCTATTTTAGAAAAATCTTCTTTATCTTTATATAACTTTCTTAAATTAACAAATTTACGCTCCATAACAATGGCTTTTCTACCAACATTACGTCCAATAGAGCCTTCCATGGTTTCAAAATGCTGAAAGTATGCATCTTCTGCTTTTTTCTTTGCTTCTAAATTTTTATTTTCTTTGTATAAAATCATACTTTCATTTAAAATTTGTTTGATTGCTTGGGCTTCTTTTTGATAATCAATCTCTCTAGCATAAACAATAGTACAAAATAAAAAAATTATCAACAAGCTTATTTTTTTAAACACTATTTTACTCCGAAATGATATTCATTTTTAAAATCATAGTCGCAAGTATAGTACTAGCTTTCTTAAATTTAGATAAACATTATCATTATTTATTTCATAATAAATCAGATAAAAATACTACAAAATGCTACTTTTAGCTACAAAATAAGCTAAAAAATTATTATTTTTAAGAGTATTGTTTATTTTTTATTTGTTTTAATCATAAAAATAAGTTTTTCTTTGCTAATATATGGTGGTTTTAAAAAATTCAAGGAGTTTTTGTGCTAGTAATTGCCCATGAAAAACCAAGCAAGCTCAAAAAAATGTTAAAAAATTTAGGTTTTTGGGTGATTATAGGAATAATAGCTGGTATTAGCCTTGGTTTATTAGATAAAGAACTTGCACTAGCTAGTAAAATCGGGGTAGATTATTTTATACAAGCTTTAAAATTTTTAATAGGACCTATTATATTTTTAACCATTGTTTTAGGAGTTGTTAGCCTTGAAAGTCTAAAGCAAGTTGGAAGTATAGGTGCTAAAGCCTTGCTTTACTTTGAAGTAGTGAGTACTTTTGCTTTAGCTATTGGTATTTTTATGGCAAATATTATGGGGCCTGGGAAAGGAATGAATCTTGATCCAAGCACCTTAGATAAAGATAGTGTAGCTCAATTTGTCAATAACAATATAGAAATAAGCGCACAAAATGAAATTTTACATATTTTAAAAGACGCCATACCTACTGATATCATCGCTGCTTTTAGCGAGGGAAAAACCTTGCAAATCTTAGTTATAGCCCTAGCTTGTGCTTTTATTATTTCGCTTATGAGAATTGATGAGAGAAAAGCTATACAAAAAACCTTAGAAATAATGCAAAGTTTTGTTTTTAAAATCCTAGAAATCATTATGTATTTTTCTCCTATTGCTGCTTTTTCTGCGATGGCATTTTTAGTAGCAAAATATGGGCTTGATTCTTTATTAAATTTAGGATATTTGCTTATTGTTATGCTACTTGCTTCTTTGCTCTTTATCTTTGGAGTTTTAGGAATTATTTGTTTTATTGCTAAAGTTAATATTTTTAAATTTATGCGTTTTATTTCAAGAGAAGTTTTGATAGTTTTTGCTACAAGCTCTAGCGAATCAGCATTAGCTCCACTTATGAGAAAGCTTGAAAAAGCAGGAATTTCAAAAGCCACCGTGGGTTTAGTATTGCCAACTGGATATAGTTTTAATCTTGATTGTACTAATATTTATTTGGCTATGAGTTTGATTTTCCTTGCACAAGCTTTTAATGTAGAACTTTCTTTAACGCATGAAATTAGCATTTTAATCGTACTAATGATAGCTTCAAAAGGTGCTGTTGGTGTAACTGGTTCAGGTTTTATCATACTAGGAAGCACACTTGCAGCTTTATCTAATATGCATATAGTAGAAGCTAACAATGGCTTAGGAGCAAGTTTAGGCGAGGTTTTACCCGTAGCTGCTATTTCTATACTTTTGGGTGTGGATAAGTTTATGTCTGAAATTCGTGCAGTAGGAAATTTATGCGGTAATAGCGTAGCAGCTTTAATCGTAGCTATTTGGGATAAACAGATAGACTGGGAAAAGTTTCGCTACGCTCTTGATAATCCTAAAGAATTTACAAACGCAGGTTTTGATTAAAAAACCTCTTTTTGTATTTTTTCTACATATTTTTCTCTTAGCTTTTGGGTATAAAAGCCTACTTTACCATCATTAATCACCTTACTATCTGCTTTTATAACACCTAAAATCAAAAAAGTAGCCGCAGAAATAAATACCTCATCAGCCTCATATACTTCTTTCATACTAAAAGCTCTTTGATCTACTTTAAGATCAAGTTCTTTGGCAAATTTCAAGATATTTTTACGGCGAATTCCTGGTAAGATTTCATTAGAAAATGGCTTAGTAATTAAAGTTTTATCTTTTATAATAAAAGCTGAACTACTAGAAGCTTCTGTTACTAAAGCATTTTCTACCATAAATGCTTCAAAAACCTTAGCTTTTATAGCTTCTTCTTTTGCAAGACATTGAGCTAATAAAGAAATAGATTTTATATCCCTTCTTTTCCATCTTAAATCAGCTGTTGAAATAACACTCACCCCGTTTTTAGCACACTCATGCTCAATCACCTTACATTCAAAAGCAAAAGCCATAATAGTAGGTTTTAGTCCCTTTAAAAGAGCAAAATTTCTACTAGCAACCCCTCTAGTAACTTGCATATAAAGCCCGCCTTCTTTAAGAGAGTTTTTAATGATTAATTGCTCTAAAATATTTTCAAATTCTTCTTTTGTATAAGGAATTTGTAGTTCAATTTGAGCCAAACTACGCTCAAAACGCTCCCAAAATTCTTCTTTGTCAGCTATTTTTGCATTTACCACAGGAACTACTTCATAAATTCCATCTCCAAAGATAAAACCTCTATCAAAAACACTCACTTTAGCTTCACTAGCTTTTACAAACTCATCATTTAAAAACACCACTTCCATTTCTTGCATAAGTCCTCCTTTTAATCAAATAAATCAACAATATCTTTTGGCAAATCAAGCTGATTAGAATAATAAAAATACTTAGCTAAAACTAAAATTCCTATATAAAATTCTATCTTTTCATCCAAAAATTGCTCTATGTAAGCATGGGCATTTTGAATGATTTCTTTTGCTCTATGCGGATTAATTAAATAATAATCAAGCAAAGCTTCTACATTTTCATAATCATCATCAATCAAAGCAAAGTGCTCATTTGGAACTAGCTTTCCTTCCATAAACCAAGTTTCATAGCGCATTTTTGGTGCCAAAACTAAAGAATTTGTTCTCATCGCCCACTTTAAGTTGCTTGCTACATCATTGCCTTCTAAAGAAAGTAAAAATTTAAACTGAGTTTGATAGGCTCTACTGATTTTAAAATTTAAATTTTTAATCCATTTTTCGGCTTGAATTTTTCTACCACCAACATGAGCAATATCACAACGAGGATTATCAAAATACTTTTCAAAAAATTTAATACGATGAGGTTGATAAATTGCGCCTCTAAAAAAAAGCAAATCTTCTTTATCTTCAAATTGGTTTTTATCTTGTATAAAATCAAAATGTCTGTTTTTGTCTAATTTTAAAATGATATTATTAAAACCATTTTCAACCGGTCTTGATTTAGCTATACTTGGATATTTAAGATTATAACTAATATCCCCAAAACCTTTAACCCATAAAAAATCATCATCAAAATACTTACTGATTGCATAAGCATCGTAAGCATAAGAAGTTTTTTTAAAAGGAAATTTTCCTATTTTTTCATAATTTTCAAATTTTTTTATATCAAAAAAATCATTTTGCAGATTATAATAATTTAAACGAGTAATAATATTATCTATATTTTTTGATTTTAAAATTTCTTTTAAAATATTTTGCAATTGATTTTGATAAATTTTTCTAGGTATAAAACTTTTAGCTATGCCTTTTACATTCATCATAAATCTAGAATCTGCCATTTTTCTTCCATTTTGATATTAAAATAATATAAATTTTAACACAAGAATTCATTTACAAGACTTAAAAATTTAGTTTAATTAAAAACAAAAATGTTAAAATCACAAAAATCACATACTAATTGGGTAAAAAATGAAAATACAAGAATTTATTTTAAACTTTATTTTTAAAGTTTCAAATCAACCTGTTAATTTAAAAGATTTATTAGAAGCAAACGCCTTACTTAATGAAGGCATGATGGTAGATCCCGCAAAATTAA
The Campylobacter sp. CNRCH_2014_0184h DNA segment above includes these coding regions:
- a CDS encoding TlpA disulfide reductase family protein, with protein sequence MVATKSFYCFLALISVFFFSACSNNEFQTLNSNQNYTFKYDGFEQTLKTQNANQAYALFFFTQDCGACNAQIPMLNELYKERNFPILAVLNGANSKEEAQKILLEKKLDLPLLYEAKASSFLSKAVGGIYGVPVIVFYDEKGKINEKFIGLTPKSILENKIKFLQ
- a CDS encoding TlpA family protein disulfide reductase, yielding MKIKSIILACLCLVFLSACFENNNKNGGKIGLKAPEIAAKNLEGGKIKLADFDNLIVLTFVEQGCASCLKDLPLLEKLANEYPKKMTILALDSIDKGKDFEEFATRYDYKNIIFLQDDLDISWQRFSVFAVPTTFVIKDGVVQDKIIGEKPWSQLKASIASWL
- a CDS encoding ABC transporter ATP-binding protein yields the protein MKNIIKISNLNRNFNEVKALQNINLEVKQGEWLAIMGPSGSGKSTLLNILSLMDTQSSGGYFLDDKEVGNLSEEEKSVIRREKIGLIFQQFHLIPYLNALENVMLAQFYHSSIEQKDAIMALEKVGLSHRLTHLPSQLSGGEQQRLCIARALVNDPEILLADEPTGNLDEANEKNILELFCKLKQDGKTIVLITHNPDLATFADRTIILSHGVMKSEN
- a CDS encoding ABC transporter permease; translated protein: MGNNFFMQEVFKSLIFSYKRVCIIFIAVFMGAMVSASFFNIYFDIDTKLSKELKAYGANFIITPKDDEFLSMDEFNQVKESLKAKALTPFLYGFYNLESSSAVVVGVDFANLKLTKPFMEVLKGSFSLSDFSEDSAFVGADLAKQLELKIGQELQIYNPNISKIVKVKIKAILRSNDEQDGVLIISLKKAQELAAKEVINYAQAILLGDYESLDQKAKELSKGNVEAKVIASVSISEGVILEKIKALMALISLTILLISSLSVNTTLSAVIFSRKKEIALHLALGAKHKEIIKLFGAEVFILSLSASLLGAFCGYFLANIFGYLIFNASIDFRLLSVFFAVLVSLVFAFFASILPLKKALKINVCENLKGE
- a CDS encoding ABC transporter permease, whose translation is MQVKIVKNSIFQNKIQKSLALLTIFLATLLMATMLNLTLGIGNEITKELRSYGSNILVLPKGASLSVEVGNKIYEPLKNQNFLEENKLHTIKEIFWRNNINAFAPFLDTQVKIQTLNANYENISLVGTYFDKAIKIQDDDDFYAGIKELYKYSQIKGSYPKDDSLDEIMLGIDLAQKYDLKIDDEITLVQNEQFFKVKIVGIIDLTQAFSNKIITSLLLAQKLSKKEGLFAKAEVSALTIPENDLAQKARRDVDSLDQLEYDQWYCTAYVSSIAYQIAEDFKGASTKVVSAISDAESLIVSKIQSLMAVVSIICLIVASIAISSLMSADIFRRKSEIGLLKALGASTLQIYMIFALEGVVVALVGAVFGFAFGVGVSEVIALSIFDHAIAISWIILPICLFFAVFIVFLGCLFSIKGISKLSTSEVLYGK
- a CDS encoding Fe-S-containing protein translates to MSIYFIHFFGVFFSYALLSALFFYNLKNSLVFKLAFVGFVFSYFAFFISAKTLNYDLLYFSNDILFVLLFLGVIIFSFMKNNFLKEKIQAILLFLLSFAFGIKYLHISIDFPILSTNFLDSLAISSFGLILLAFIMCFGVYLFTRWLREFKFKFLNLFLFIIAIFYLNEALAQILLYLMREGVVETESLYLSYVAKSVYYAKFYTYVWFVLLGLCVVLALKQRVSENTKKKDFDIEFRKNQAKNSTITSFSASIFSAMILSLCIFLFYDLHASRPVTIDEPTYVEPNENNEFVFDVAILRDNNLHRFAYISDEGKVVRFFLINKREDKDSPVAVFDACSICGDMGYVKKGGELICISCNVRIFLPSVGKAGGCNPIPMKYKFENGKVIIPFSEILDGVNFFTQVVEKKVYDPIDHTELINLKAPRSYVYKGRTYFFANEKNYEEFKNDPLKYIDMNKTSKYRIHNLLGNDYAS
- a CDS encoding ferrirhodotorulic acid transporter, periplasmic binding protein gives rise to the protein MKKTLLSLGAAASILASSVFAAEVPIGDPYELNGMEIAAVYLQPIEMEPRGIDLAASLADIHLEADIHALKGNKNGFPEGFWIPYLTIAYKLTNLDNGKVKTGTLMPMVADDGPHYGANLKMDTGIGNYELVFLIESPEKQGFGRHVDKETGVGKWFEPFSVKYNFKYTGKPK
- a CDS encoding FTR1 family iron permease, whose amino-acid sequence is MVFKKISLLIIFLFCTIVYAREIDYQKEAQAIKQILNESMILYKENKNLEAKKKAEDAYFQHFETMEGSIGRNVGRKAIVMERKFVNLRKLYKDKEDFSKIEALISSLYFDLDEIVPILEKGFQLKAEASDVNYDKKAAENSSLKAEKERQAQAEAMFAALLGENVKEQTSQNSTQSLIAQEQDAQKDEALLALQEASALDARLQFLMDSMISKLDQAALAFVNKDYQKAKDLIQSALFEDYRNSKVEVLVARYTKAGVDKKIQTKLRTIIRKINANTLDEKTIRDEISNISDLLYEAFLALPKEELALLQVKGFDESAMSTKNYTKVYDDMKIALNDILQNYEGFSLNSIDALQNVYLDIFEASGMESKIGAIDSALKLKIESYFSKGVALIKASASKEELKQNFDELSALVEGSLDKIQESSPMSLFIWALGIILREGLEALIIIVAIVSYLVQSGNKKRLNIVYSALWSGVFLSFVTAFFISWIFKEQAGQSRELLEGITMLVAVALLFYVGFWLLSNAQNKKWANHIKTQAVEAISNNSAKTLWFSVFLAVYREGAETILFYQALLFDAKTSTDYSFIFIGLASGLIILVILYYLLKAGALKIPVKQFFYITSYIIFYMVFVFTGKGVGELIEAKVITPSLLPFDFEGILWLGIYPYYESIIPQFMVLILLIMGIFITKQISNKREKI
- a CDS encoding cation:dicarboxylate symporter family transporter gives rise to the protein MLKNLGFWVIIGIIAGISLGLLDKELALASKIGVDYFIQALKFLIGPIIFLTIVLGVVSLESLKQVGSIGAKALLYFEVVSTFALAIGIFMANIMGPGKGMNLDPSTLDKDSVAQFVNNNIEISAQNEILHILKDAIPTDIIAAFSEGKTLQILVIALACAFIISLMRIDERKAIQKTLEIMQSFVFKILEIIMYFSPIAAFSAMAFLVAKYGLDSLLNLGYLLIVMLLASLLFIFGVLGIICFIAKVNIFKFMRFISREVLIVFATSSSESALAPLMRKLEKAGISKATVGLVLPTGYSFNLDCTNIYLAMSLIFLAQAFNVELSLTHEISILIVLMIASKGAVGVTGSGFIILGSTLAALSNMHIVEANNGLGASLGEVLPVAAISILLGVDKFMSEIRAVGNLCGNSVAALIVAIWDKQIDWEKFRYALDNPKEFTNAGFD